One window of the Triticum dicoccoides isolate Atlit2015 ecotype Zavitan chromosome 3B, WEW_v2.0, whole genome shotgun sequence genome contains the following:
- the LOC119277578 gene encoding uncharacterized protein LOC119277578, translating into MVAHKAASWLPVDFRLPAVPQAALGILAFEAGAAMSKLLSLHRSLSEQEVSRLRSDAMRSPGVAYLNSTDQAFLLRLACAELVLSLDAAAAAVARLGLRCGIDFAGVYASIKAGSHDARLDLLAAKGLKVKAKKMERLVAATSKLCSEMEALDELESAERKLTVRGWSRLSGPIPMKLADPPLAGDSMGAESLKQEIKTQLLKVRRLKEESLWSQSYEKAVGLMARAACAVFVRICAVFGQFVPGLPPPMPSTSADSVQTRLSKLLMSPRTGKTKASSGPITRREREGAGAPSRVHPPMQQLSSSCPIIGQRPLSGQKGGVDWRKLLDPPASTVGGAGLDQQYANVIVSAEELLQMEAEGRQEEANAERAEMYEMLPGKLRAAVRSKLRDWWRDPGPLDAGLAEGWKEAVERIMAWLGPMARDTVQWQSERNMDRTRRFDGGTRVYALQTLRWADKDKAEAAIVEVLVALSCVCWYEERRRGSVRVS; encoded by the coding sequence ATGGTTGCGCACAAGGCGGCCTCGTGGCTGCCCGTGGACTTCCGGCTGCCCGCGGTGCCGCAGGCGGCGCTGGGCATACTGGCGTTCGAGGCGGGGGCGGCCATGTCCAAGCTGCTCTCGCTGCACCGCTCGCTCTCGGAGCAGGAGGTCTCCCGGCTGCGCTCCGACGCCATGCGCTCGCCGGGGGTGGCCTACCTCAACTCCACCGACCAGGCGTTCCTCCTCCGCCTCGCCTGCGCCGAGCTGGTGCTGTCGCTcgacgccgccgcggccgccgtcgCGCGCCTCGGCCTGCGCTGCGGCATCGACTTCGCCGGGGTGTACGCGAGCATCAAGGCTGGCTCGCACGACGCGCGCCTCGACCTGCTCGCCGCCAAGGGGCTCAAGGTCAAGGCCAAGAAGATGGAGCGCCTCGTGGCGGCCACGTCCAAGCTCTGCTCCGAGATGGAGGCGCTCGACGAGCTGGAGTCCGCCGAGCGGAAGCTCACCGTCCGCGGCTGGAGCCGTCTCAGCGGGCCGATACCGATGAAGCTCGCGGACCCGCCGCTGGCCGGCGATTCGATGGGCGCCGAGTCTCTCAAGCAGGAGATCAAGACGCAGCTGCTCAAGGTGCGGCGGCTCAAGGAGGAGTCCCTGTGGAGCCAGAGCTACGAGAAGGCCGTGGGCCTCATGGCGCGCGCCGCGTGCGCCGTGTTCGTCCGCATCTGCGCCGTCTTCGGCCAGTTCGTGCCGGGGCTTCCGCCGCCGATGCCGTCCACCTCCGCCGACAGCGTCCAGACCAGGCTGTCGAAGCTGCTGATGAGCCCGCGGACTGGGAAGACAAAGGCATCGTCGGGGCCGATCACGCGGCGGGAGCGGGAGGGGGCGGGGGCGCCGTCCCGGGTGCACCCGCCGATGCAGCAGCTGAGCAGTTCGTGTCCAATCATCGGCCAGAGGCCGCTGTCGGGGCAGAAGGGCGGCGTAGACTGGCGCAAGCTCCTGGACCCGCCGGCCAGCACGGTGGGCGGCGCGGGGCTGGACCAGCAGTACGCGAACGTGATCGTGTCGGCGGAGGAGCTGCTGCAGATGGAGGCGGAGGGGCGGCAGGAGGAGGCGAACGCGGAGCGGGCGGAGATGTACGAGATGCTGCCCGGGAAGCTCCGGGCGGCGGTGCGGTCGAAGCTGCGCGACTGGTGGCGGGACCCGGGGCCGCTGGACGCCGGGCTGGCGGAGGGGTGGAAGGAGGCGGTGGAGCGCATCATGGCGTGGCTGGGCCCGATGGCGCGCGACACGGTGCAGTGGCAGTCGGAGCGGAACATGGACCGGACGCGGCGGTTCGACGGCGGCACGCGCGTGTACGCGCTGCAGACGCTGCGGTGGGCGGACAAGGACAAGGCGGAGGCGGCGATCGTGGAGGTGCTCGTCGCGCTGAGCTGCGTCTGCTGGTACGAGGAGCGGCGGCGCGGCTCCGTGCGCGTGAGCTGA